In Pyrus communis chromosome 1, drPyrComm1.1, whole genome shotgun sequence, the following are encoded in one genomic region:
- the LOC137725073 gene encoding uncharacterized protein, translating to MKEAWDILEVTHEGNSTIKESKLQHLITKFENIIMSDDESFFDFYAKLSVIVNGCHKLGDSIPEYRIVKKILRSLAMRFHAKRIAIEESKDLNTYKLEQLIGSLQTYELELPDSKKMKTIALKIVKE from the coding sequence ATGAAAGAAGCTTGGGACATtcttgaagttactcatgaGGGTAACTCAACTATTAAAGAATCCAAGCTTCAACATCTCATCACAAAATTCGAAAATATCATAATGTCTGATGATGAGAGTTTCTTTGACTTTTATGCTAAGCTTAGTGTAATTGTCAATGGCTGCCACAAGCTTGGTGATAGTATTCCAGAGTATAGGATTGTGAAAAAGATCTTAAGATCACTTGCTATGAGATTTCATGCTAAAAGGATAGCGATTGAGGAATCGAAAGATCTAAACACCTACAAGCTTGAGCAATTGATTGGGTCTCTGCAAACGTATGAGTTAGAGCTTCCTGATTCCAAGAAGATGAAAACCATTGCCCTCAAAATTGTCAAAGAATAA